A segment of the Odoribacter splanchnicus DSM 20712 genome:
CCAACCTCCGGCAGCCTCGGCCGGAATAATATACGGATATACAGATTGGTGATATGACAACTTAAACCCCCATAGGGGTAATAGTTGTTGTTGTAGTGGTAGTAATAATAGAAACAGCAGAGAACGAAACAGACAAAATCCGATCCTCCGGCTGACAAACAGTCCGGTAATTCAGAATAATATGTTGCCTTTCGATCTTCATAACAAAAACAAAACTAAAGGAAATATTTTCGAATAACAAATATCCGGTAATTTTTTTGACGTCACACGCTAAAATTTAACAACAAGTATATTTCTCCTTCTGAATTTAAACACGAAAAAGTGGAAAATGACGTTGTAATCGTCGGGAGCCTTTGCATAATTAGTATCCGGATTTCATCAAATTTTCGGAAATCCGGGTGAAGTGTGTTCTGTTTCGATACCTATAGAGGTAATATTTCGATCCAATATCCATCGGGATCGCAGATAAAATAGAGTCCCATGTCGGTATTTTCGTAGCATACACATCCCATTTCTTTGTGGAATGCTCTCACTTTATCATAATCTCCCGGGACACGCAGGCAAAGGTGATACTCTCCTTCTCCCAGATCGTAAGGTTCTTTCCGATCGCGCAGCCAGGTCAATTCGAGGGTGAAAGGCGTTTCCCCGTCTCCCATATAGACGAGGATAAAAGAACCGTCGGAGGCGGTTTTCCTCCGTACTTCTTTCAATCCCAAAGCTTTTTCATAAAACCGGATACTTTTTTCTAAATCCAGTACATTGAAATTGAAATGATCGAATCTTCCTTTTATTTCCATTGTGTAAAATTAAATTAGTTTATCGTTTTTTCTTCTCCTGGTTTTCCGATCGTCAGAAATCTTCCGCCACGCTTTTCGACATACTCCCGGAAAGCATTCGCTTTTTCGTATTTTTCCCAAAAGTGCATAGGAGCGAATTGCAGGGTACGGATCCGGTCGACAAATTCCCGGCCTCCCCGGGTGTAATCCTTGCCTAAACGCGGATCGACAGGAAAAAGGGCTAAATCGACATAGTCGGTTTCCCGGGCCAGAGTTTCCAGTTCCTGATGATAAAAGTTTGCGGCTTCTCTGATTTCTTCTGGGGTGGATTCCTCCTCCCAATGCCAGTTGTTCAGGTCGCCGGCATGAAAAATGCGCTTATCTGCGACATCGAGCAGAAAAGAAATGCCGATGTCGGTAGAACCGAAGGCTTTGATTTTTAATAGATCATCGTTCCATTCTTCTCCTTTTTTTAGGAAAATGGCATCGTGAAAACACGCCTTTTGGCTGTCGCGGATATCTTCGGACAGGATATACCGGATGTCCGGTCTTTCCGGTTTCCAGGAGAGTATTTCCGGGTTGAAATGGTCCGGGTGGGCATGGGAAGACAGAATATACAGCCTTCCGGGGCGTTTCAAAAAGTGCCGGTGTACATAAAACTCCGGGGTATCCCGATAATAATCGATCAAAATGGCAAATTCTTTGCTTTCAATAATAAAGCCACTGTGGTAGATATAAATAAGTCGCATCGGTTTCATGTAGCAAATATATATTTATTTGGATGAATAAATTTTGTTCTCTATAAAAAAAAGTAAGCTCATCTCAATCCATGATCAGTTGTTTTACGAATTCGGTTTCGGGGTGTTTACAGATTTCTTCCGGTGTTCCGTCTTGTTCGATGTGCCCGTCTTTCATAACTATGATACGGGTTCCGAGTGTCAGTGCTTCCCGGATATCGTGTGTGATAAAAACGATGGTGACTCCCAGTTCGCGGTGAATACGGGTAATTTCGGCCTGCAACATTTTTCGGGTGATTTCGTCGACGGCTCCGAACGGTTCGTCCATGAGCAGGATGTCAGGATTGGCGGCCAGGGCGCGTGCAATTCCTACTCGTTGGCGTTGTCCTCCGGAGAGTTCCGAGGGATAACGGTCGAGCATTTCCTGTTCCAGACCGACGACTCCGATGAGTCGTTCTACAGCTTTGCAGGTACGTTCTTTGTCGTGCTGGTTAAGCAGGCTCGGTACATAAGCGATATTTTTCCGGACAGTCATGTGAGGAAACAGTCCGATTCCCTGGATGACATAGCCGATATTGCGGCGTAGAAGAGTTTGGTTTTCTTGCGATATGTCTTTCCCGTCGATATATATTTTGCCCTGAGTCGGGGCCGATAATCCGTTGA
Coding sequences within it:
- a CDS encoding VOC family protein, with protein sequence MEIKGRFDHFNFNVLDLEKSIRFYEKALGLKEVRRKTASDGSFILVYMGDGETPFTLELTWLRDRKEPYDLGEGEYHLCLRVPGDYDKVRAFHKEMGCVCYENTDMGLYFICDPDGYWIEILPL
- a CDS encoding MBL fold metallo-hydrolase gives rise to the protein MRLIYIYHSGFIIESKEFAILIDYYRDTPEFYVHRHFLKRPGRLYILSSHAHPDHFNPEILSWKPERPDIRYILSEDIRDSQKACFHDAIFLKKGEEWNDDLLKIKAFGSTDIGISFLLDVADKRIFHAGDLNNWHWEEESTPEEIREAANFYHQELETLARETDYVDLALFPVDPRLGKDYTRGGREFVDRIRTLQFAPMHFWEKYEKANAFREYVEKRGGRFLTIGKPGEEKTIN
- a CDS encoding ATP-binding cassette domain-containing protein, translating into MNDIIRFEQVTKAYGDQVILKAFDLKIRKGEFLTVIGSSGSGKTTMLKLINGLSAPTQGKIYIDGKDISQENQTLLRRNIGYVIQGIGLFPHMTVRKNIAYVPSLLNQHDKERTCKAVERLIGVVGLEQEMLDRYPSELSGGQRQRVGIARALAANPDILLMDEPFGAVDEITRKMLQAEITRIHRELGVTIVFITHDIREALTLGTRIIVMKDGHIEQDGTPEEICKHPETEFVKQLIMD